In the genome of Vibrio sp. NTOU-M3, one region contains:
- a CDS encoding Tim44 domain-containing protein — protein sequence MKRLFSLVALLMVSVAITPIAEAKKFGGGKSFGKSYKTAPAPKQQQQNTNNIGKDQTTKTQSSTKKGLMGGLLGGLLAGGLLAAFFGGAFEGIQFMDILIIGLIAFVIFKLMRGMLGAKQGSMNQHRQQPAFGGQSPKFEQPNVHNFEQNAGASNGGFGGTTDVPHNYPPGFDKAAFVEGAREHYRILQGAWNHNQLEKIEEYVSPSLLEDLKAERAKLDGEQHTDVMYVDADIVRADYDANKAQLSLQFSGRYRDAVEGIEENIEDIWHLERDLTTPNAPWLIVGIQG from the coding sequence ATGAAACGGCTTTTTTCCCTTGTTGCCTTGCTGATGGTTTCAGTTGCCATAACTCCAATCGCTGAAGCGAAGAAGTTTGGTGGTGGTAAATCATTTGGTAAGAGCTATAAAACCGCTCCTGCCCCTAAGCAGCAACAACAAAACACAAATAACATCGGAAAAGATCAAACAACGAAGACCCAAAGCTCAACGAAAAAAGGGTTGATGGGAGGCTTGCTAGGCGGATTGCTTGCTGGCGGTCTATTGGCTGCATTCTTCGGTGGTGCGTTTGAAGGAATCCAGTTTATGGATATCCTGATCATTGGCTTGATTGCTTTCGTCATCTTTAAATTGATGAGAGGAATGCTAGGTGCTAAGCAAGGTAGTATGAATCAGCATCGTCAGCAGCCTGCATTTGGTGGTCAATCACCAAAATTTGAACAACCAAATGTGCATAATTTCGAACAGAATGCTGGTGCTTCAAACGGTGGTTTTGGTGGTACGACGGATGTTCCACATAACTACCCACCAGGTTTTGACAAAGCAGCTTTCGTTGAAGGTGCTCGTGAGCATTACCGCATTCTTCAAGGTGCGTGGAACCACAATCAGTTAGAAAAAATTGAAGAATACGTTTCGCCGAGCTTATTAGAAGATCTTAAGGCAGAGCGTGCAAAACTTGATGGTGAACAGCATACTGACGTCATGTATGTTGATGCGGACATTGTTCGTGCTGATTACGATGCAAACAAAGCTCAACTGAGTTTGCAGTTTAGTGGCCGCTATCGTGATGCGGTTGAAGGTATCGAAGAGAATATTGAAGATATTTGGCACCTAGAGCGTGATCTCACAACTCCAAATGCACCTTGGTTGATTGTTGGTATTCAAGGCTAA
- a CDS encoding DUF1244 domain-containing protein: protein MAEFKYKNLSQQQQDSLDAAVFRRLLKHLDDNKDVQNIDLMILAGFCRNCFSKWYKAEAESQNLSLDIDDARERVYGMTYDEWKQNHQPAATPEQLAAFEARQKK from the coding sequence GTGGCTGAATTTAAGTATAAAAACTTGTCTCAACAACAACAGGACTCTCTAGATGCTGCCGTGTTTCGCCGTTTGCTAAAACATCTTGATGACAATAAGGATGTCCAGAATATTGATTTGATGATCCTAGCTGGTTTCTGTCGTAACTGTTTCAGTAAGTGGTATAAGGCAGAGGCTGAATCGCAAAACTTATCACTTGATATTGATGATGCGCGAGAACGAGTTTATGGCATGACTTATGATGAGTGGAAACAAAACCATCAACCAGCAGCCACACCAGAGCAGCTTGCTGCATTCGAAGCCCGCCAGAAGAAATAG